The genomic region AGGTCGGAGACCCAGCCGGCGAGACGGTCCTGGAGTACCGCGCCCGGTGGGGCCGGAGGGTTTGACGGGGCAGCCGGGGAGGTACCCGCCGCGACGGGCGCGACAGTGTGTGCGGGCGCCGGAACCGTTGAATCGATTCCAGCCACTTTCGGAGGGTGCGGGGCGTTCATGGCGTCCGGCTTTCCGACCAGCGCGTACTGCTCAAAAGCATCGCAAACCCCCATGTCATTCTGCGCCGCTAGCAGTGTCTCCACATGTACACGCACTCGTGAGGAGATGTCCAGCATTGTCCTGCTGGGATTCCTGGTGTCTGTGAGGTCGGAGGGACATCTCTCCTTCCCCTTGCCGAAATGCAAAGTTGGCTTAAAACTGCCGCAAGGGACGGCTTATTGCGGTCGACTGGGCTTGCTCCACGGAGCGTCACAACGGTCGCGATGGGTACGTACTCGGTGAAGGCCAGGGGTGGTTGAGAACTACCCGGAACCTGGTGACGGACCCGGGCGTCTTAGCCACCGACGACCGTGCCCCATCCTCCCGTGGCGGAGGCGGAGAGAAATACGCGCGACGGCAAACGCCATACTTCGCCACCCCTACGCCACGCCCGTGCTTTTGATAGACGCAGTATGGGCGGGACGGCCGCGGAGGCAGCCAATGCTCGACCCATAGGGGTTCCCCTCGCCCACGGCAGGGTGTGATGCGCCAACAGGTACGCACAGTGAAGTGATCGACACATGATGTGATGTGGACCACGGTGTTGCCGGCGTGCAACGGAAAGGAACGAGCGCTCATGCGCGAGATCCTCGGAAGGCGACGCAGGCTCCTGTCCCAGCGCAGCGACGGGAGGCCTGAGCTGATCGGCGCGGCCCTGACCTACGCGACGGAATGGCAGTGGCCCGTACTCCCGGGCGTGGCGGCGGACCCCGAGGGGCGCAGCCGCTGCGGTTGCCCTGACCCCGAGTGCACGGTGCCCGGCGCGCACCCCTTCGACCCCGGCCTCCTCGCGGCCACCACCGACGGGCGCATGGTCCGCTGGTGGTGGAGCAACCGGCCGACGGCACCGATCGTCCTGGCCACCGGCGGCAAGGCCCCCTGCGCGGTCTCCCTGCCGGCCCTGCCGGCCGCCCGTGCCCTCGAAGCGCTCGACCGCACGGGCATGCGGCTCGGCCCGGTCGTCGCCTCCCCCAGCCGGTGGGCGATCCTCGTGAAGCCGTACTCCATGGAGCAGCTCGGCGAACTGCTCTACGCCAAGGACTTCGTCCCCGGCTCCCTCCGCTTCCACAGCGAGGGCGGCTATCTGGCGCTGCCGCCGTCCGAGACGGGCCAGGGCGAGATCCGCTGGGAGCGGGCGCCGCTGCCCGGCTCGGCCTCGCCGTGGGTGCCCGATGTGGAGGCCGTGGTGG from Streptomyces chartreusis NRRL 3882 harbors:
- a CDS encoding bifunctional DNA primase/polymerase, which codes for MREILGRRRRLLSQRSDGRPELIGAALTYATEWQWPVLPGVAADPEGRSRCGCPDPECTVPGAHPFDPGLLAATTDGRMVRWWWSNRPTAPIVLATGGKAPCAVSLPALPAARALEALDRTGMRLGPVVASPSRWAILVKPYSMEQLGELLYAKDFVPGSLRFHSEGGYLALPPSETGQGEIRWERAPLPGSASPWVPDVEAVVDAVVEALTRTGVSAPEF